A part of Drosophila ananassae strain 14024-0371.13 chromosome 2R, ASM1763931v2, whole genome shotgun sequence genomic DNA contains:
- the LOC6493289 gene encoding 40S ribosomal protein S6 translates to MKLNISYPVTGCQKLVEIVDEHKLRIFYEKRMGASIAADGLGEEWQGYVLRIAGGNDKQGFPMKQGVFSQQRVRLLLKSGQSCYRPRRDGERKRKSVRGCIVNANMSVLALVVVRKGEQDIPGLTDTFKPRRLGPKRASKIRKLYNLTKEDDVRRYVVRRPLPAKENKKATTKAPKIQRLITPIVLQRKRHLLAERKKRRIASELAASEYVKLLMTRKQESKAKRESDKRRRSLSLRSSKSSMQSSTSV, encoded by the coding sequence atgaaattaaacaTCTCCTATCCGGTGACGGGCTGCCAGAAGCTCGTAGAGATCGTGGACGAGCACAAGCTGCGCATCTTCTACGAGAAGCGCATGGGCGCCAGTATCGCCGCCGATGGCCTGGGCGAGGAGTGGCAGGGCTATGTCCTGCGGATCGCTGGCGGCAACGACAAGCAGGGTTTCCCCATGAAGCAGGGCGTCTTTAGCCAGCAGCGTGTCCGCCTCCTCCTCAAGTCGGGCCAGTCGTGCTACCGTCCTCGTCGGGACGGCGAACGGAAGCGGAAGTCGGTGCGTGGCTGCATCGTGAATGCCAATATGTCGGTTCTGGCCTTGGTGGTGGTTCGCAAGGGTGAGCAGGACATACCGGGCCTCACCGACACCTTCAAGCCCCGCCGTTTGGGTCCCAAGCGGGCCAGCAAGATCCGTAAGCTCTACAACCTAACCAAGGAGGATGATGTGCGTCGCTATGTGGTTCGTCGCCCCCTCCCGGCCAAAGAGAACAAGAAGGCCACCACCAAAGCCCCCAAGATTCAACGTCTCATTACTCCGATTGTCCTTCAACGGAAGCGTCATTTGCTGGCCGAGCGGAAGAAGCGACGCATTGCATCTGAGCTGGCGGCCAGCGAGTACGTCAAGCTGCTGATGACGCGCAAGCAGGAGTCGAAGGCTAAGAGGGAGTCGGACAAGCGTCGTCGCTCCCTGTCCCTGCGCAGCTCCAAGTCATCGATGCAGTCCTCCACCTCGGTCTAA